From the Lytechinus variegatus isolate NC3 chromosome 5, Lvar_3.0, whole genome shotgun sequence genome, the window TAAATTCTGATACTCCACTCGTTCGCACGTCTGTTATAACTGTACTAGTGTTATCCGCCGTCGTTCCCTCGGCAACGTGTAGAGCTCCATAACTTGACAGATTTACTCTGCCAAATATGTTAGACCTCAGGAATCGGCACTcgaatatcaaataattttcttttacacGCTCCTGGACAGAGAATGTAACGTGTGGATAAAGTTTATGTTTATCAATGTTAACGGCAGATGTATTTCCATCGGACTTTACTTTCCAGGAAAGCTCTTTTCTGCCGTTTTTAAGGAAAGTACAATTGATAACTGCAGTAGAACCGACAGCTACTTCAGACACGAAGGGATCCACTCTTATCAATTTCGGTATGTCGTCTATACATAGCTCagacctggggtggtattctgaaaacgttcttatctttgttcttatcttttatcttatctcactgagataagaagacgctaaaatcattgcaaatcggtattctgaaaatcttcttaacgcgttcttatctttgtaaggactgcccccttcttatctccaacacgcccatttttaagattttaccaatcaaaatgcgctttatattggcagtttaaccaatagaagcgttccttatgtgaagagaatatcatgggcgctgcgcgttcaccgtttctggcgcattgcgcgaaataggcattttatacgcactgactgattttattatttcgagacgtccacgtgcaaaaaaaagtaagaaaagtaaataaagcaggtacgaataaagaacaaaatatgaagaaagaaagtaagtaggtatgaaagaaagaagacagaaaagagtcagaatgaagcagaaaaaaacatgaaagggacaaagcagaaaataaatgaaaaaataaggagtaaacgaaagaaagcaagcaaaaagaattcaaaaataaaaaagaaagaaaatagaatgaataaaagaaggaaaaggaagaaagaaaatagaacaattatccatgataaagtgaaggaacaaaaatgaagaaaaaaaagaaattaactaaaaggaatacacacaaaaatagaaaaaggtcaaactaatataagataaaataaattaacaaggaaccgaaaaagaaaaaaaagtcttaaaaaaaacgactgaaagaaagttagaaagaaataaaaagaaagagaaaaaagggaataaaaatgtaaaaagtgaaggaagagagaaaaaaaaagaaaattaaacaaagaaataaagatgagagaaaaaaaatgaaaggaaatttgacgcaaatataaagactacaaaaagataaagaaagaaaggtaaattcatagaaaaaagaaataaggaaagaaagaaagaaaaaaagaaagaaagaaagaaagaaagaaggaaagaaagaaagaaagaaagaaagaaagaaagagaaaacgaaagggaaaataaaaagttgggaaaaaaaacccgaaataaaaatcaatggaaagaataaagaaaaagttaatagaagaaagacagagagaagaaagaaagtaaagaaaaagagtaaataaagaacgaacgaaaaaagaatgagcaaaataaagaaaaaaagaaagaaagtaaaaaaagacacaaaagtgtcagaaagcagaaataaaaaaataagaaaatttaagaattattaaagggaaggaagaaaaagggggaaaatgaaatgaatgattgaaaaaggaaaagcatgtataaaaacgaaagaatggaagaaaaataaagattacaaacaagtgaaggaagaaagaaagaaaaaagaaaaagaaagaaaaaagaaaaagaaagaaaaggaagagaaacggggggaaagcagaaaaaagactcagtaaagaaaaaaagggataaaacgaaaagggaaaataaaaaggaagaaatatgaagtataaataaaacaaagcaaaagaaaaaaaaggaaatgcgGCATGGGACTGGGGAGCcacatgtttttatcataatttgtaGGGGCGCCACATTGATCTCAAACTGAACGTTTGAGCCCGCCGTGCTGGACTGAGGGGCGCCCCTGTTGTATTAATAAGTGCCATATTATCTCCATAAACAATAACAAGAGCGCGAAACgtgagatgaatttttttttaacttaccTGACAAATTTTATGCAAAGTTTCGATGTTCATGATGTATTGTGGTCGGCTTAAAATATAAAGCAGAAACAATTGCCTTTACGTGACTGCcatctttacttcaattttCCTCATTCCATCATTCCTTGTAAACTGTTGACAAGAATGCAATAAGACCCAATTACCGAATTGTCCACAGAAATACAccaatgaaatattcaaattgcaataaaatattcaaattgcaATAATTCAATGGTCAGCCGCCCGCTCCCCTCCCCCATTCTCAAAACCGTTCCTTGGGACAAGATTAGAAGGAGGGAGAATATCAAAAATAGTTATCAgttctgggccctgttgcataaaaatttatgtCATAATGACATAAATTTCGATCATGACATAAAATCATGCATAGCTTATGTCGTTGACATAAAttccgttgcataaaaatatttatgtattgttttagcTTATGACGCGAATTAATCATCATTACATAAACTAAATAGTCATGAACGAGCCTGTTGACATAAACTTGGCATAAGTTGTCACTATTCAGCCGCTGCAAATTTTTGCGAGAAAGTGTCTTCGACTTCCCATTTTGACGTGAAAGAggcatattttggtatgtatccaattttcattgttatataTCGTAGATAATAGTTATATCTCACGTTCCGACCAAAGTTTAAACTTTCTAAGTATGAAGAGATCTTTTAAATTAATTCTTATCACTGTCAATTTTATGCAATGATTGCTCGGATACGATCCGGCTGCTTTTAGCCGTACAACAACGGTAGTGCTAGCCGGAGGTTCTGGCGTCTGCCACAGACAAATAAGGCGTGGAATCAACACCgacagaaaacatatttttgataatttggACTTGACAACAGGGAGTTTTTAACGGGCTACATGGGACATTGGTTTTACTTTTTAAGAGCAACATGTTTCTTGAAAATTATTAAACTATATCCTAGATCTAGATAGTATACACAATCACTAAGTAGTATTAAAGTTAGGTGATGCTGATACTAGGTCTAGctagtctaaaaaaaataacgaagttaATACTAGTCCTAGGCCTACTTAGTAATAATAGTTTTTCTACTCTACTTTTATGGAATCAAACTAGATTTTCCTACTAAGTACTACACAACTCTTACTTAGTACTAgtctttttaaggctaaaaaagcCTAGATCCATATATAGATCTATGCCTAAGGTCACAAGAGCTAGGCCTGGATCTAGATATAATATTTGACAACTAAGTCAAACATTATGTCTAATACAATAGTACAAGCCTAGCCCTAGATGTAGATCTAGCAAGCCTAAGTAATGGTCTGACCGTCCgtgatacttttttttcttccatctggtagaacttcaagaggttcaccaaacttatacacagaattttgaaattttgactagaacaatttttatgctaatttatgcaaaattttgaATGGAAAGCTATACTTATGCTTAGTTTATGTGAAATtcattcatagatcacaaaaaatgcttccatgtcatttcttcatcaattactattctatatcctcaatttatgccaccaatataattcactacagtctcaaatgagctgaaattaaaattgtattaaatttcgttgcgagatgccggatgagctccacatcattgatgctAGTTTAATACCGGTACTAAGTTTGTGTACCTATTATCTTTACTATCATTATGTAGGAGGAGGAGAACATCCAGTTGAACCACTGCACGAGATGGTGCTTGACTCCATTGCCCGGGAGGCCAAGAATGGCGTGATGGGCCCCGAGGAGGAGGCAGGATTCAGTTCTTCTCAAGTAAGTGAGATAACATATCTTTTCAATATAATTCATTACTTTTCATACAACCGTCTACAGAACATACACTGTGTCCGTCTGTTAACTTTTCTTTGTTATGTCATTACTTCAGTTTTATTCAACTTTGGCTCATATAATTTAGTGTGTATACTAGcatgattttgaggtcaaaaggtcaaaggtcaagttgCCACCATCCACTATTTTTGTTGAACCAACCACTCCATTTTCCCTGTTACAGGTGGGCATATTATTTGCTCACCCCAGGGACACTTGTTCATAAGAATTTGTTTACAATGTCAGTGGATATGTCAAGTTAATAAACAGAAATTAACACCAGAATCCTCTCAATAGGgcttgaaataagaaaataaggaTTTTTTTCCTAATGACAACCAACGATGACTCAGAACTTTTATGCCACTCCCCCTCAAAATCTTTTTGGGGCCCATAGTGTTCTATTAGTCAACtgattttcttaaaagtggtgTCATATTGATCAGGACAACAATTGCCTTCAATATGAGATATATATGTAAAACTTGTTTTTGAGATATCACATATTTATTGCCAGCTGAGTTCAGGAAATAATTGGAAAGAGTAATTTAATAGGGAATGGTTATTGCCCATTAAACAATTTTCCAAGGAAAAATGGTAAGGCATCGAGGccagtttataaaaaaaagcatgAACTGTCATGATACATGTTGGCCTTGGACCTTTAAATTTTACATTCaaggataatttttttcaaaagtctaatattaaaatgtaaagAGATTGACATCGATGCTGCACATAGCTGATGGCATAATGGAGGCAAGACAGGCAGGGATATTAcattaaatgtttatttaatAATTCTACCCTTTTAGAGCACAGAGGAGGACAACAATTCAGCCTTTAATATCCTGGACAGCTCGGCTTTCAAAATCTTGTGGAGCATGACCTCGAACCAAGAAGCACCAAGCAAAATGATCAAAACGACCAGCCCACTACAACAATCAATCAGCCCACGACGACAATCAACCAGCCCACGACGACAATTAACCAGCCCACTACAACAATCAACCAGCCCACGACGACAATTAACCAGCCCTCTACGACAAACAACCAGCCCGCAACGACAAACAACCAGCCCAATGCAGCAATCAACCAGCCCAATGCAACAATCAACCAGCTCCAGACAATCAACCAGCTCCAGACCATCAACCAGCTCCAGACCATCAACCAGCTCCAGACCATCAACCAGCTCCAGACCATCTGCAAGCCCCAAGCCATCAGCAACACTCCCAACAATTAGTGCGTCACAGCAACTCGTTAACCTTGATTCTGAACGTAATAATTTACTGAAGAAACAGAATGTGCTCTTAGAGCGGATTGCTGTTAGCTTGGAGCGATTGACAGACAATTATTCTGAATCTGCATAGATTTGTGTTAAGGCCCACTCCAGAAAAAAAGTTCATTAAATTAATTGATgctttaaggctaaaaaatagaGTAAAAAATACGAATAAATCTAAGTTCATATAATATaacacaaaagaacaagtggggatatgacatcaatttgctcattgaatatttatgaagacatgcctaaaattgttttacatgaatgcaaatcttcaaaatgccataactttgatcaaattttcagtgttttgtttgtttattttttttctgtttaaatCATGTTATTCTCATCCCCGAGTATACCtttaaaaaatcacagtaaAATAAACCAGCACAACGCTTAtaatttccttatttctttaaaaacacatgacattttaagaatatgaataaaatactaTTGATCTTCATACTTCAAAACATGCTTTACTTAAGGTTGATCCTTTAAAATTGCAGCTTTAGAATTGaaactataaaatatatttaatttcagtGATATCAAAAAAAATCCTTGCAGGGTCACAAGGTACAATTAAAACTTACAGTCGTTTCTTTGATGCCGTCTGCatcacatcattttttttcttaatttgggAAAGTCACCCTTCAATTAACCTTTCTTAATGCAGGttcagaataatttttttgaagtgTCTTCTACTATTCGCTCTAAGCTAACAGCAAATTGGGCCAGCTCATGAATCACAATTTGCATCTGCCTtataatttttcattccaaattatAATGTGTATTTCTTTCACTTGAAAATACAATTTACCATTGCAAACAGAATCTGTGTTTTGCAGTGTATATTTTCgatgacaaaacaaaatttccATTTGAGATACAATTTGAATTGAAGGAATTATATGCTTtcataaacagaaaaaaacctACTTAGGTTAGTTTCAAGGTCCTTTAGAGAGAAGTTAGCTATCCTAAAAGAGAGAAGTTCACATTATTATTCGGAATTTAGACAATCAACTGGAGTAATCTAACATATCAAAAATGAGAGGCATATACATGAAAGTTCTGGATTCTAATGAAATTCTTTATTCACATCACAATCTCATGTTTATGCATCAAATGTGCGAACAATTTCTGCGCGTACTGCGATAGCTGCCAAGTCACGTACTCCTTGTTGTCTTACAACTTCTTCAATCTCATCTTGATGTGCTTCAACATCTCTCTCATCATGGTCTTGTCTCTCTCCGTACTGTTTAGAGATATTGTAGAGGACGCAACAGGCGGTAATGATGCGTTCTGCCCTCTCTGGTCTGATTTGCATTCCATGGCCGATGAGACATCTGAACTTGTTTTTTAACCTCCCATTGACCTGTTCGATGATGGCACGAGACTTGACTTGACTACTGCATGGTTGTGGAAAAAGCAAAACAGATCAAACATCAAATAAATTACAGCAAAATACTTTGCTGCTAGCAAAGAGTATTTGCTCTGATTTTGGTTTTCTGTGTACATACACCATTCCATCTGCCAtgaatttcagtattttcatacTTTTTCAGATATTTTAAGCCAAAAAATCTGTCAGTGAATTCCTCTGAATTATTGAAAGCAATAAGAAATGTGTGTTATCCTATTGTTGAAATGTAAATCTTTCTGTAGATATTGTGATTGGTATTATTATCAAAGAGTTCTGAACAAGCGTCATGTGAAGTGATTTTATATATAGATCTGCACTTCAAGAAAGAATAGTATATCAAACTGCATCAAACATTGTGGATAGATATCTGAGTCATGATTCACAAAAGACAATCTTATTATGGCAACATCTATTTTGATaaggctcaacagccaatcaaaatcaagaattcATGGTGACAAAAAAGTTACCCTAGTTGAATATACCTCACAGataaatcatcaccatcaaacGAGGCTTATTTTGAGACAATAATACTAAAGTTACGTTGAAAATAACGTCTTACTTGTTGTAAGCACGTTCAGCCTGTGATTGAGGGTTGAGAATAGGAGTCATCAGCCATGGGAGAAGGGGATAACCAGAATCTCCGAGCAAGATTCCCTTGAGTTGGCCATTCTGAAACTTGCGATGAAGTTTGCTTGTCTGTCAAATATTGAGGATGAGAAATGTTTAGACTGTTATAAGATGATTATTCATCTGCTACTTCTGTATATTTATCTCGTTTATAGAATAGTACAAGATTTTCTATTTGTTGGTGATTAGAGATGAAAAATTATCTTATCAATGACTGTTACTTGAGTATATATTCATGGGTGATTGATTTTGGTCAGAGTTTAGAATAGTATTTTCTATTTGTTGGTGATTAGAGAAGAAAAATCATCTTATCAATGACTGTTACTTGAGTAATATTCATGGGTGATTGATTTTGGTCAGAGTTTAAAGTGATTTGaataatcactttgtctaattgaGAGCAATACAAGTTCATGTCTATGCTCTTTAAAGGTGGGTACTCTGGGtatcatttataaatttcaTTCACTCAAAAccaaaattctttgatatttgaaaGGACTTGGTCTATATTGATCTTTTGGGGATTCATTATCAGCAGAAAATTTTAGAAATTATACACTTGTACGTTGTATGACATTGAATGATTTTAAGTTGTTCAGGTATAGTCaacagaaaattaaaatttatttcatttagtaAGAAATCAACTTCTACTTTTCATGAAAGAATTTGATCCAATTACCTGTAGTATCCTGGAGTCATGGGTACTGCCCGGCCATCTGGCGATCACATTTGTGATCACAAAGTTTGAATCACAAACTAACTGTACATTCAGCGTGTACTTCCCTTTACGGTTTACATAAACATATTCATCTTCTCCGAGTGGACAGCCATGTAGTCCCACATGTGTGCAGTCGATTGCTCCAACAACTCGTGGAAACTGTGCAATTCGGTAGAAACCCTCTATAGCTTCAACCACAGCTCCGTCTGACTTTGGGAATTTGATGACCTGAAAAGAAAATTACCATGTTCTAAGTAAAAGGCACAGAATCACAACTACtatattgaattcatataatatacgatacatgtataattatttttgtcaagtaaatcctcaaattgtgcatttaatattgtaaataatttttttaaataatatttgaatgaattgggaattaaatgttttttaacttttagATATGTAtactgtaaatatgaatattctatgtaattgaattgaattttgaatattttatgtaaaaaagaaCTACTAAGTGattaatgaattgaatgaataaaaatgaatgattcgCACATATCACATGTTCATCATGTAACATAGTACATTGTGCAtttaatattgtaaaaaaaaaatttttcaaataatatttgaatgaattggGAATTAAGTGTATTTTAACTTTTAGATGTGTAtactgtaaatatgaatattctatgtaattgaattgaattttgaatattttatgtaaaaaagaaCTACTAAGTaattaatgaattgaatgaataaaaatgaatgattcgCACATATCACATGTTCATCATGTAACATAGTACATTGTGCATttaatattgtaaataattttttttcaaataatatttgaatgaattggGAATTAAGTGTTTTTTAACTTTTAGATGTGTAtactgtaaatatgaatattctatgtaattgaattgaattttgaatattttatgtaaaaaagaaCTACTAAGTaattaatgaattgaatgaataaaaacgaaTGATTCGCACATATCACATGTTCATCATGTAACATAGTACATTGTGCAtttaatattgtaaaaaaaaaaattttcaaataatatttgaatgaattggGAATTAAGTGTATTTTAACTTTTAGATGTGTAtactgtaaatatgaatattctatgtaattgaattgaattttgaatattttatgtaaaaaagaaCTACTAAGTaattaatgaattgaatgaataaaaatgaatgattcgCACATATCACATGTTCATCATGTAACATAGTACATTGTGCATttaatattgtaaataattttttttcaaataatatttgaatgaattggGAATTAAGTGTTTTTTAACTTTTAGATGTGTAtactgtaaatatgaatattctatgtaattgaattgaattttgaatattttatgtaaaaaagaaCTACtaattaataaattgaatgaataaaaatgaatgattcgCACATATCACATGTTCATCATGTAACATAGTACATTGTGCAtttaatattgtaaaaaaaaaatttttcaaataatatttgaatgaattggGAATTAAGTGTATTTTAACTTTTAGATGTGTAtactgtaaatatgaatattctatgtaattgaattgaattttgaatattttatgtaaaaaagaaCTACTAAGTaattaatgaattgaatgaataaaaatgaatgattcgCACATATCACATGTTCATCATGTAACATAGTACATTGTGCATttaatattgtaaataattttttttcaaataatatttgaatgaattggGAATTAAGTGTTTTTTAACTTTTAGATGTGTAtactgtaaatatgaatattctatgtaattgaattgaattttgaatattttatgtaaaaaagaaCTACTAAGTaattaatgaattgaatgaataaaaacgaaTGATTCGCACATATCACATGTTCATCATGTAACATAGTACATTGTGCATttaatattgtaaataattttttttcaaataatatttgaatgaattggGAATTAAGTGTTTTTTAACTTTTAGATGTGTAtactgtaaatatgaatattctatgtaattgaattgaattttgaatattttatgtaaaaaagaaCTACTAAGTaattaatgaattgaatgaataaaaatgaatgattcgCACATATCACATGTTCATCATGTAACATAGTACATTGTGCATttaatattgtaaataattttttttcaaataatatttgaatgaattggGAATTAAGTGTTTTTTAACTTTTAGATGTGTAtactgtaaatatgaatattctatgtaattgaattgaattttgaatattttatgtaaaaaagaaCTACTAAGTaattaatgaattgaatgaataaaaatgaatgattcgCACATATCACATGTTCATCATGTAACATAGTACATTGTGCATttaatattgtaaataattttttttcaaataatatttgaatgaattggGAATTAAGTGTTTTTTAACTTTTAGATGTGTAtactgtaaatatgaatattctatgtaattgaattgaattttgaatattttatgcaaaaaagaaCTACTAAGTaattaatgaattgaatgaataaaaatgaatgattcgCACATATCACATGTTCATCATGTAACATAGTACATTGTGCATttaatattgtaaataattttttttcaaataatatttgaatgaattggGAATTAAGTGTTTTTTAACTTTTAGATATGTAtactgtaaatatgaatattctatgtaattgaattgaattttgaatattttatgtaaaaaagaaCTACTAAGTGattaatgaattgaatgaataaaaatgaatgattcgCACATATCACATGTTCATCATGTAACATAGTACATTGTGCATttaatattgtaaataattttttttcaaataatatttgaatgaattggGAATTAAGTGTTTTTTAACTTTTAGATATGTAtactgtaaatatgaatattctatgtaattgaattgaattttgaatattttatgtaaaaaagaaCTAAGTaattaatgaattgaatgaataaaagtgAATGATTCGCACATATCACATGTTCATCATGTAGCATAGTACATTTATGAGTTGAATGGATGTACATGGATATAAA encodes:
- the LOC121414881 gene encoding glycoprotein gp100-like, yielding MVLDSIAREAKNGVMGPEEEAGFSSSQSTEEDNNSAFNILDSSAFKILWSMTSNQEAPSKMIKTTSPLQQSISPRRQSTSPRRQLTSPLQQSTSPRRQLTSPLRQTTSPQRQTTSPMQQSTSPMQQSTSSRQSTSSRPSTSSRPSTSSRPSTSSRPSASPKPSATLPTISASQQLVNLDSERNNLLKKQNVLLERIAVSLERLTDNYSESA
- the LOC121415403 gene encoding putative nuclease HARBI1; protein product: MAAYIAELEEEEEQLQNVGRVFRDRLHPLDTYTDEEFYKKYRFSRHGATAIVDMVGDGLEHQTERNHALPASLQVLIALNFFATGAVLDSVGTIHGVHRSSVSRCVHSVADALCRHKNHVSNLIYLVSSTSDPLPTSFPCHADVWVIKFPKSDGAVVEAIEGFYRIAQFPRVVGAIDCTHVGLHGCPLGEDEYVYVNRKGKYTLNVQLVCDSNFVITNVIARWPGSTHDSRILQTSKLHRKFQNGQLKGILLGDSGYPLLPWLMTPILNPQSQAERAYNNSQVKSRAIIEQVNGRLKNKFRCLIGHGMQIRPERAERIITACCVLYNISKQYGERQDHDERDVEAHQDEIEEVVRQQGVRDLAAIAVRAEIVRTFDA